The Lutra lutra chromosome 1, mLutLut1.2, whole genome shotgun sequence genomic sequence AACACTGACCAACCCCGAAGTATAAATAtctacaactttttaaaaacatcagagGAAAGCGAAGGCTATGGATGGCCAATCTTCATCAAAAGCCTGAATTAGGTGACCTGCCTATGAAGGCATCACTCGGATAAAAACTGATACAACACAGACCTGGCGTCGGCCCTGCGGGACAGGCATccacccaggccctgccctgcccttccaCACTCttaccctctccctccactcaaCTCCCCCCACTATGCCCCCTCCCACAGTCAGAGACGCACTGTGTGGCTGGAgtccccccaccagcccctgctcagcagcacCCCTGCCCGGTGCTCCCGTCCCACAGAAAACAGCACTGTACCGTTCCGGTGGGTTCCGCCGCAGCCCAGGAAGCTCCCGCTGCCTGGACAAGCCACCTCCCTCTTGCCCCCACTTTTGTCACAGCAGCAGCAGATACCACTGTCCCACTAGGTCCCGGCCCCCTCCCAGGCCTCCAAAGCAGCTCTGCAGTGGGCGCGagacccctgcccctcctccagacGCCCAGTCGGTCCTCCCATGCTCCGGCCCCCAGATCCCAGAACCCGGAGGGAGGCCCGGGGCACCAGCTTTCTCTGCGGCAGCTGCAGTGGGGGCACCCGGCACCTGCTGGAACATGCCCGTGGGCGTGGGTCTGGCAAGGGGCCCAGAGCCCATCCGCTCGCCTTCCCTTCGTTCAGGGTGACGTGGCCCACAGGACGCGGGGGTTCCTGCCAGCGCCGCCCTGGGAAGAGCCTCCACAGAAAGGAGCAGGAAAGCGCGGGGGGTACCGGACCTTCCCGTGCCCACAAGTGCGCGTCCGCCGAGCTTCCACGGTGCGTGCCTGGACGCGAGTCCCCAGCAGCCGCGGCCGGAGCTCCGCAGCAGGAAAACCGCCCCCAGCTCCGCGCTGCTGCGGGGCCCGGGGGTGTCGGCCGGCGGCGCCCGGCAGCGCGGGCGAGCGAACTCCGGCTGTCCGTGTCCCGCTTCTGCGGTTCGTCGTGTATGTTTCTGTCCGTCAGGAAACTTGAGTCCACAGCACAAAAACTGGGAATACCACTGCTTTTTAGGAATTTCTCACACTTGATGCTGTTTGAACCGAGTTTTCCTCGGTTTTCCATTTTCCGGACAGAAAACGATCCCAAACCACCGGGTCGCTCCCGCGGCGGCCCCAGCGGGCAGCCGCCTCCCCGGGGTCTGCAGCTGCCCAGGGCTCTGCGGCCGGGAGCGCGTGCGGCCTCTGCGCTCAGACACGACCCCCGAGAGGCCGCCAGCCTACCCCGGGCGCCCCTGCCCAGCGCCGTCCGCTCCCACCAGGCGTCGGGACCCCGGGCCGTGCAGCCCGCACCCCCGCCATCCCAAGGGCCGTGGCCCGCAGCTGCCCGCACATGTCCCGGCCCCGCGAACCGCCCCGCACCGGCCGCAGCTCTGCCTCCCCGGCGCCCCCAGCCACTGCGGGCGGCCTGGCTCCACCCGGCCCGGCGCGGCCGCACCACGGGCAGCGCGGGCTGTCACGCAGGCCGGCCCTCGAGCGCTGCCCCCCCGGTGAGCCGCGCTGCCCGCCCCGTGCCCAGCGGCCGGTGCTCCACCAGGACAGGGCGGAAGCGGGAGCGGCCGCGGCCTCCACAACACGCCGCGCGGCCTCGGCGCCCGCGCTCGGCTCCCTCCACGCTCTGCCCCCAGGGGCTCCCGTCGGCCTCCCCGAGCCCCTGCTccccgcagcccccgccccctccgcctCCCCAGGCGCGGCGCTCAGCTTCCCGCCGGCCCAGGCACCGGGGCTCTGGCCACATCCCGCTGCGGTCGTCCTGGGGCGCACGAGCGCCGGCGGCGGGGAGCGCGGCCGAGGAAGCCCGGCGGCCCCAGCAGCGGCCCCGGCTCACGTCCACAGACGGTCGCTGGCGCGTCCCGCCCCTGCCCGCTCGCTCGGTCGCCCCCGGAGCCACGGGCCCGCCCCCCGCGCAGACCCCTGCCCCGCGTCCCGGCGCCCGGCGGCCGCCTGTAGGCCCCGGCCGGCCCGTGCGGACAGATGCTGCCGCGCTCCCCGCCTTCCCAAGCCGCCGCGGGGCTCCGACTCCCGCAGGCCGGCCCTGCTCGCCCCGGGAACGAGCGAGACTTACGGGCTCATCGGCCGCCCCGACGGCATCTTCGTGGAGACCCGCGAGTGTCCCGCGCCCAACTCCGCCGCGCGGCCCTGCCTCTCTGACCCGCCGGCCGCTCTGCGTGTCGGACCCTGGAACAGCCGGGCCTCGGCCCACTGGGCGACCCATCAGGCACACGCCGCTGGGGACACGTGCCCCGGGCAGTACATGTGCGTCAGGCTCCCGCCCCCGTCAGGTGTCCGGTATCCGCCCTATCAGGGGCGCGACTCCGCCAGGTACGCGTCCCCCTCGGGTGCAGGCAAAGCAACTTCTCTCCACATTGTGTGTGGGACCGgcgccccacccctccctccgccttccctctcctcacccctctccctccccatctacACCCTGGACAATCCCCTCCCCTTGACAGGGGCGGGGCCCCGGGTGTGACGGCCACACTTCGATATAAAGCAAAGGGGAAGGGGGGGGTTTTAGAGACAAAATCACGGTCCCCCTTCAGCTGCCTCTGAGCCCCAGGGGGCGGCCCCGAAGGCAGGAGAAGGCAGCTACAGCAGGCAGAGGACACAGCCCCGCCACCTGGATGCGGAgcggggggtaggggagggacacgggggggggggggggttgggaggcaCAGCAGGGGTCCCTCGTGCCCGGGGCCACACCCCTGAGCAGAGGCCGAGGCCGCCATGCAGTCCTACGGGGCCGCAAGGCAGGACCGGAGGCCGGTGAGCCCAGGGATCCCTTGTCTACACAGACAAGGGCGCACAACTGGGGGGTGACGGGGTGCGCAGGGGCCTCTCTGCGCCGCCCGCTGCGGGCACTCTCGTCCAACCTCGGTCTTCTCGGGGGCCCAGGAGCCTCGTGGCCCGGGCGTCCAACGGCACCTCCCGCCGGCCTAAGCAACGTCCCACTGGCTTCACGCGCCCCTGGGGCTGGCGGTTGCCCACCAAGCGCCCCGCCTCTCCTGGGACTGCGCCGCACCAGGCAGCCGCGCCAGCCTCTGTCCGGAGCGCCTGCCCCGGGGCACGGGTTCCCCACGGGCCTTCCCGGACGCGGGAAGCTTGGCTCCGTCTGCGGGGCCATCGCGCCCCGGGAAGCAGCTCTGCCTCCCGTCCCACGCCAAGGGCGGGCCATGGCGCCCCGCACAGGCCATCCAAGCTGAGGCCGCGACTGGCGATGCAGAACTTCACCCCAGCGGGCTGCGTCCATTCCGGCTCCCCAGTTCCACCGCACAAGAGCCCACAAGCGCCGGTGGCATGGCTGGAAGAGCATCCCCGAGGCCAGAACTCTGGGCGGGACGCGTCTCCCACCGCAGCCGCTGCCCTGGGTCTGAGCTCGCAGTGCCGCAGAGACACCAACACCTTATCCGGCAAAGGCCCGTGAGCCAGGCTGGACCCACAGAGACACCTTCTCGGGGACAGTGACCAATGCCAGAAAAACAGAGAATCACAGCTCATTCGCAGGCAGACTCTGTCTGGGAAAGTTCAGGAACGCTTCTAAACGGAGGCGTCTTCTGTGCCCAACAGTTCCTCAACTGCAAGAccactttaaaggaaaaaaggtcGAGCTGTTGCCATGATCCATAAAGATCCAAagctcgggacgcctgggtggctcactgggttgggccgctgcctttggctggggtcatggtcccggggtcctgggatcgagtcccaggtcgggctctctgctcagcagggagcctgcctcccccactcaccctgcctctctgccctcttgtgatctttgtctgtcaaataaatgtacaaaatcttaaagaaaaaaatccaaagcttGGTGCCACTGCAGCGTTAACCTTCACCACAACAGCCCTCGTTGGTGGGACAGGCCACCTGGATTACTGTCACGTGGACACCCGTGTCACTCGCTCCCCGGGAGCCCACTGCCGCCTCCACCGTGAGCTGGAGACACAGCGCAGGAGGCCCCGTGGGACAGCCGTCCAGGACACCACCTGGTACTGCTGCTGACTCTGGGCCCAAGGCTCCTAGGGAACACCCTCCCTGCTGGCCGCTCACCACCATGCTGGGTGCTTCTGGCGCTCTGCAGGCGAAGGTGCCACAGGGACGGGACACACAGGGCAGTCCCAGAAACAGAGAAGCCTCCTGCAAGGAAACACTGATGCGGTGGGGAAGGCAgccccccagcacccagcccccagcccagacccCCACTGGGTCTTTCATGGAAGCACAAGGCGTTTCTCTGGTCTTTGCACACCTGACCGTGCAAACACGGAACTGCCACATGGGGACAGGGAAGAGCGGGCCAGCGTCCTTTGGAACTGCCCCGGGCTGCAAGCGTAGCCGGAGGTGAGCCAGTAGCCGCAGGTGCCAGCACCACAGGGCACTCCTCGGTGTCCCCGGCCAGCGGCCGCACCTGAGTACCGGGTGCTGCGCACTGGATGACTCAAGGGGCCTGTATTATGCGCTCGTAATTTCTCTTTTACTGGGCGTGGGCACTACATGCCTCTTTAAAATTATATGGTGAGAACGATACAAAGTAGCTCCTTCTGTCATCCTCACTCAGAGTACCACGGGGgagttcataaatatttgttccaGAAAAGTGTCCGGGTGTGGTGGTGACGAGAAACACAAGCGTCGTGGCTCCCTGGCCCCTCTCGTGGGGGAGCCCCCGGGGAGACACTGCAGGGGTCCTCAGGCGCAACCCCAGCTGCCCCAACCGCGGCAGACACTCACGTGTAAGACACaagaaacagggcacctggggggctccatcAGTGGagcgtctgcctgcagctcaggtcatgatcccggggtcctggggtcgagcccccgTCGTCgtggtcgggctccctgctcagcgggaagcctgcttctccctctccctctgcaccccaccttcctgcttgtgcgctctctctgccaaataaataaaatctaaaatttttagaaaagaagacaCAAGAAACAACGCCATCTCTTCGAGGACGGCAAAAGCCGTGAGCACATGTGGAGCTAAATGAAGCCGCGCGCTGTGGGGCCGCCGGCCCCCGGGCTTCTGGGGAAGCCGCAGGGCCTGGTGGGCTCTTGGGCAGCGGCACACCCAGGCAAAGGCTCCGGCCGGCCAGAAGCTTTCGGGCTTACTTTTCTTCCCAAACCACCCTGGAAAAGGAAAGGTGTCATACATCAGACTACGTGTTGCCAAAATTAGCTTTCATTTTATGGGAGAAATACGACGTCTCTGCTCTGCAGCTGGAACAGCCCTGGAAGAGCGCCCGTGGAAGGAGGCTCCGAGTCGCTGTGCCGGCCACTGCTCGGGCCCTCGCTCTGCAGCACGTGCTCCGCAGCCCTCCTTAGGGCCTCGGTATTGCTCCTATGCCTTTAAGGACAATTTATTTCTACGGAGGATCACGAATAATTCACTTCCCCAGTGCACACTTCATGGGACAGAAATACTTGCCGTTTGGCTACGGGACACAGAGACTGCGGCGCTCGCTGCCTCGGCATGACATGCAGGTTGTCACCGACTGCACGGCCCCCAGCGACACGGACGGACGGTGTTTCCCGCAGACTCAGCCGCTCGGCGCCACTCACCACCTGTCCACACCCTCTAGCTACAGGGACGCTGATTTCATGCCACGAATCCGGCTAACAGAAGAGCTGGGGCGGAAGGCGCCCCCCACCGGCACGGCAGAAGGAAATAACCAGAACTACACCCCTCCACACTCTCAGGGCTCTTGGGCCagaaggggcggggtggggcctGCGGTTAGAGAGCAAACCTTCCCTTCCAGGTCTCCCTGGGAGCTCGTCGCCTCACGCTCCGGACACATCCGGACTCTGAAAAGACCAGCAGACGTGGTGCACCTGCCCTGCCCCGAGACGGCGAGCACCCCCTGCCCACTGTGAGCTCAGCGCCCACCCCTGCGGCAGTCGCCCGAGTCCCCGGCCGCCTGTCAGCCTCTGCGGAACGGGGGAGCCAGCACGGGCGTCCAGCAGCCCTCCACAGACGACTTCCTCGTGCTTCTTCCCCACGACCAGTCCTCTTGGATGTTGAAAACCCAACTTCCTCGAATTAGTCACTCCACAGCGGCAAATTAATTTTAGGATTAATGTCATCGGGACTTTAAATTTGCCTCAATTTCTCTCAAAAGCAGATGCTGAATCACGTAATAGTTACCAAACAAATAAGTactaaataaattttcctttaaacacCTCAAAGGAACTAACATACAATGAAAAGCTTCCAGCAAGTGTAACTCAGTGCTGGGCAGGAGGCACAGCGGCACCCGGTGGAACCGGAAGCCAGGGCCGCTCTTGGCCACACGGCCACGAGGGGGCAGCAGCGCACCGACCCCGAGCCGCGCGGGGACCCGCAAGGAGTCTGGACCCCGGATGACAAGACCAGCCCAACAATCTGGGCTGGAAGTTACTAAGAAAACACACTTGAAGAGGCAAACAGCCTTAGTTCATCAGTTCACGTCAAGCAAAAGGTGTTTTTTAGTCCATCAGACGTCAGCAGGATTTTGCAAGTTTGTACCTTACCTTTAGAATTGTGTAGCGTCTGTGTTTGCTCGGACCCTGGGCAGAGCGGCCCGGGTGCAGGCGGGGCCAAGGGACCCGTCTCCTTCAGTCACTCCTGGAGCTCGCCATGCCCGGCTGGAGAGACTTCACTCTGTGCAAGAGAAAGACCCAATCACTTCGCCTGCTCGACACTTCCGATGAGAATTCTAATAATAAACACTGTTAATTAAAAGTCCTTATTCTAAATAGAAGCTTGAGTCATTTTTGGTGTCCTCCGCGCGTTCCCACAGCAGGTGCACAGTCATGAGCCTCACCTCCACCCTGATGCTCTCGAGAGGCAGGTGCACACGCCCGCGCTGGCCGCGTCCGGATGCAAGCACGTGCCAACCTACAAGCTGCGGAGGGAGGCCTCGGGGAAACCCCCTGGGCACCCGTCATCTTCGGGAAGATAAAAggccacatgcacacacgtggCACGCACCCAAGCATGCATACAGACAGCAGAAACGCACGGACGCAGgtttcccctgccctccccgcccgGGCTTGGAAGATACAGGCCACGCGTGCGTCTGCAGGCAGAGCGTGTGAAACGTCGCCACGCCACTTCCTCTCGGCACAGATGTGTTTTCAACTCACAGCTCATTAAAGGGAGCACGTCAACATGCTTATATACTGACAAAGCCTAAACACACAATGTCGacattttcttttagagaaacGAACCGATATCCACAAGGGGAAAGTCCAGAGTGCGGCCTCCCCGGCGCAGAGCTGCACTCACAGGGAAGAGTGAGTAAGTCCCCGAGTGGGCGCCCAGAAGACCAGCAGCGAGTGTAGACAAGTGCATCTCCGAACGCGGAGGGGCCCCTACCTGCAGATTTAGTCCAGTCACCACGAACCTCGTGTGGCCACGTGCCCTGGCTGTGGGGCCTCCAGGGTCAGAAGTAACCAGTCTCTAAGCCCCACATCTCTCAGCTGTGACTCAGTTCATCGGTAACATATGTCGGCAGGTCTGCGAGGACAGGCCTCAGACACGGTCCCCACGTCCCGTGCTGCTGTCGCCCGCGCTAACAGTGACTGACGACAATGGCCTCTCAGCCTGGGCTCGTCCTGTCCAGCACAGAGGCGTCGGGGCCGAGCACAGAGGTCTGTGCACACTGCCACTGAGCCGTTAGCGCCCCGCCGGTCCTGTCTCCACACCCGGCTGAGGAGAATAAAGGAAGTGGCAGTGCCGTGCCCCCGCCCTGTCCTCCACGCCACCCCCATCTGCTCAGTAATCTGGCCGTAGCTCCTGCCCTGGCTGGAGGGTGTGCAGGAGACACAGAGCCCCTGCAACAAGGAACAAAGAGCAGGACCCAGACCTCCACAGTCCAAGGAAGGATGATGTGTGGCAGAATTCAGATGTCACCGCACCCACCAAGGTACACCGACGGCACAGAGAAGGGAACCAGCAGGAAGTACACGGCTGCGGCTCACAGAAGCCGGTTCCAGTGCCCACGCTGTGACCCGCTGGCCCAGAGTGAGGGCAGAAGTCACAGCCCTGATGTCAGCCGGAGGGACCAGGCCCAGGACAGCCCAGCACAGCTGCCCCGGGGGAGCTGGACTCATGTGGGGATGGCTTCTGCCAACTGCAAGGCGTCGGCAGGACGaacaggaatggggtggggggagctgccaCACACCCTGGACTATAGAGCTGCGGGTTCAGTTGGCAAGAGGGTGGCCTTGGGATGTCGCCCGGCTCCACAGCTGCAGGACTGGGGCGGCCTCCAGGTCCTGGCAGTCATGCGGAGGACGGTGCCACATATGGCACCGCGAGGACTGAATGGAGTCACAGACGTGGAGGTCTGGGCCCAGGGACAGTGACAGTCACAGCAGGAGCGTGACAGAAGGCAGGCAAAGACAGAGAAGGCTGTGGTCACGGGGGCCGTAGAGGACGGCAGctgacagagcagggagcagcGCCAGGAACACACTGCAGAGCAGGCACATGGAGGCCTGCGTCCCAAACGGACGTGTGGGGATGCTCCTAGCAAACAGCGGGGCCCCGGGGGGCGGGGGTCAGCTCACGGACCCCCACCACGCCACGCACAGCGTCCCGTGCAAAGATAACTAGAGAGGCCTCCGTGCGTTTGTGAGTTAGGCAGTGTTCTTCTAAGGCATCCACAGCTGAAATAATCACAGcagaaaccagaaaatatttaaacctaAAAACCAAAGAGATTCCATATGGAAACGTGTGGCGTGCAGATAAGGCAGCACACCAGAGGGAAATGCGTAGCCTAACGCTCACACTTTTAGAAAACGGGGGAAAATCATGAATCCCCACctcagaacaaaaataaacccagaagaacaaaataagtgcagaataaacccaaagaaaatgggggaaaaggaagaaattaaacctGCATTAACCACACAGACTAGCACCACACAGGGACGGACGCTGGCCGGGTAATCccacacacagagaagagagaggaggcccTAGAAACGGGGTGGTGGAGAGCCGGGTGCCCGCCCTGATGGGACACCCCTGCCGTGGAGCAGAGTGGTCCTTTCAAGGCGTCCCTGAGAGGCTCAGCAGGCTCTGGGCCCACCACGGTGGGTCGGGCGGACGTGGAGGGGTCACTACGTGCTGGGCCCGTGAATTCTGGGGCTTCAGGCTCCGAGAACTCTCCGTGCAGGAAGCCGGTTCTGCGGCTGAGCCCACCCAGCTGTGCATCTACACCGAGGACGGGCCCATGTCCGCCCCAGGCAGGTGCCCGCCACGTCGCTCAGGAAGCCTCCTGGGACAGGATGGACAAGATGCTGACTTCGGGGACTGGCAATGCAGACGCACGGCCACTTCCAGTCACCCGAGGGGCCCCCGCAGAGGTCCCAGTCCCATGGAGCACAGATGAACCGTCCCTGctgcaccctgcccccaccctgccccacaaCGTCAGCAGCAAAACCGAATGGTGGTTGTTCCAGCCACGAGCTGAGCTttatttgggggcggggggggggggtatgttAGTCAACAAGAGACACCGGGACAGAATTATCGTGCCAAATTCtcacattaaaaatatagtaagagGGTATTAGGagctttatttcaaaaattttgtaAACTTAGGTATAATGAGCAAGTTCtaagaaaaacacaatttatcaaaacagactgaggaagaaatagaaaatctgactCAACTAAAAGAATTGACACAAAAGTCACGCCCAGAGTATCAGCCAAACTGACCCATGAAGGCAAACGTAAAACCCCTAAGGAAAGGATCTGCAAACTCAATCCAACAACCTTTGGAAAAGCTGATATATGGTCCAGACGGATTCACTCCGGGAATGCAGAATCGAGTCAGTGGACGAAAATCAGCGAATGTAACCTGCCCCGGTAATGAACTGAGAGAGGCACAGAGGGCACCCGTGACGCCACTGGCAGGTGACACCGAGGCTGACTGTGTAGGGACACACGCCCCCGCGGCCAGCTGGGGAGCAGGGCCATGCGCTGGAGTGCAGGCAGCGGGGGCCACGGCCGAGCAGCACGAGGGAGGCTCAGACCTACAGCGTCTGCTATGTCTCCACTCCCGGGTGCCGGGGACAAGAACACGTAAGGAAAATCATCCTTCACACACGCGCTCTTCTGCAGGAACGAGGAACTCACAACAAACATGCCCTAGGAAACCCCCAGGCAACGGGACCCAGAAATGGCCAACAGTGACCACCATTCTCACCGAGAACGGTCTACCACGACGGAACCACGCGGTGGCCGTGCCGTTACTGACGTGCAGCAAGTGTCTGACTGAGACCGCCAGCAGCCAGCTGTCAGCAGCAGGGAAGGTAGGAGCTAGGGCACCAGGGGTGCCAACCGCCACCAGCCTGGCGGGGAAGCTGGTGAGGCAGGGAGAGGTCTCGAGGGAGAAACCCAGGTGGGAGAAGCACAGGAAGACGTGCCCTCCAGGCAAGGAATGAGTTACCAAAACCTCAATCTGCTCAGAGCCACCCCAAGAAACAGTGGGCCCGGGGGTGGCCCGAGGACCTGGACAGGGCATGGAGGTCGTGTGGGACCACCACTGTGGCCGCTCTGGAGCCTCCAGCTCCTGCCACGCTCGAGGGCaacagcccagctcagcccacaCCACCGCCTTTCTGGAGCCTTCTCCCAGTGCCCGCTCCTGGGCTCCCTGAATGCAGGGCCGAGCTGCAGGGGTCTCCACACCAGCTGCGTGCCCAACTCCCTGCTACCACGAGGAGACTCGGGGCCACGGTGCTGCCCACGACACAGGGCTCACACGGGGCTTCCCAGCCCAGCGCCGACAGCAGGACAGGACTAGTCCCGCTCAAAGACACGTAACACCCAGCACTCGATGGACTTGCTGTGCCGGTAGTAACTGCACTGACTAAGTAAAACCACTACATTTCCTTTAAAGGGAAAGTTATCATCATAATTCAATTAGACCATGGAAATTAGGGCTTTCCTCTGCCAAAAAGTAAGTACTCTCACTGTCCATCTCGTAGACACGTCACTAGACCACACAGCTGAACAGAGATGTTCGGTGGCTACTCGGTCTCTCACGTCTAGAGACAACAATTATTGCAAGACAGAAAGGCCTGATATGCTCAAGTGAAGGAAATAAGTCCCAATGGACTAAGAGACAGAAGCTTCTTCCTAGTTTTCAACAGCGTCTTCCATTTTAAGTGCTTTGTCAGTCCTAAGAATCGGTACCCCAAGAGAAGGACCGGAAGCCGGTGGCAACGGAGAGCAGGGCCACGGTGGGGCCTGAGTCATGAGCCCTGAGGCTCCAAAAGGACACAGTTCCTCAGCTGAGACGAGCAGAGAGGGCCTGTCAAGGTGcttctggggaggagggggcggccCCTCGGCAGAGGCACTGCACACGCACTTTGGTAAGACGGCGATCTGGCCTGTCTGCAGAAGGATGGCTCTCCTGGCTCCGGGGGCCAcagctggaggctgggaggacaGCCAGGGACAGAGGGACGGCGGCGGGGCGAGTGCCCCCAGTGGGCGGCTCCAAGGATCCTGATGCTGTCAAAGGGGTGATGGAATTTCCAATAACCAACATGAGAAAATcgaaaggaaagaggaaacttGAGAAGAGAGGCATTTTTCAGTTGTCTTCAACTATAAAAACCTTCAAAGTACGTGAACTAGTCATCGACACTTCGACGTCAACAATGCCAGCCAGCGCCGGCGACCTGACATTTCCGGAGGAACAAGTCTGTTCTGCATTAGGGACCACGGGCAGAGGTAAGGTCTTCACATGGCAAGGAGTCAGTGAGCACTTACAAGGCGAGAGCACTGCCACAGGGGACCAAACCCACTGGGCAGCGCGGGCCGCGGGCGCACCGTCAGGCACTCAGTGTTAATTAAGAGGCCGGGAGGAGGGCGCAGGCCCCCCTTTCCTTGGTGCTTCTAGGGAGGAGGAGAAATGCAAGAGGAAATAGTGCTCTAGTCCAAAGGTCCTGGTttaatctagatttttttaatattatttaaattccacttaggaAGCGGTTTGCAGAGCACATTCTGTTCTGTGTTCTGGGCCGGAGTGGGGACCAGCTCAGGCAGAGGACACACGCCTTCTCCCCGGGTGTGGAGCTCAGTCTGGGATCCGCTCAGTCTGGAGGCCTTGACTCAACACTGTGACCACCACGTAGACCACGAAGCCCGTGTGTTCTTCCCTCCACTTCCCCGATGTTCTGGTCTTAACAGAACCACCAAGATGGACTTTGTCATCCCTTCTACTTACTGAATTCAGCATATTCCGTTTTCTTAGCAAGTAAGAACGTATCTCGCCTCGTTAGAAGGACTGCTTCAGAATGAACCATGACATACGGCACAGATGAATCTCGAAGCAGTAACGGGGAGTGAACGAAGCCAGACAAAAGTACCCACTGTCTGACCCTATTCACATAAAACTCTAGAAGACGCAAAGGGATCTATCGTGACAACAAGGAGAGGGGCGGTggctggggcggggagaggaTGGGGCACAGGGGACCTTCAATGGCAACGGCACGTTCACCACCTTCACTGTGCCAACCACCTCATGGGCATCGCAAAACTGACCAAGCTGCCCAAGTTAAAATATGTGCCGTTTTGGCAGGTCAACTACTCCTCCAAACAAAGACTACTTCgctttacattttaaaacccctcctcttattttctgaaatgaattaGTAAACATTACTGAAAATATTTGTGTGACCTGAGGGAAAGCAtgattttttaaactctgaataaTCTGATGTTCTATGGGACATTAAAGCTTGCTGCCAACGTTAAAACAACTCATTAAACAGGCCAGGGAGttctcccctccagccacactctgCTGTTGTGTGATCCTTCCCAGAGGGACCCGTGCTCCTGGCACTAGGCATGAGCTCTGCTCTCCACAGACACAAGGCACATGCGGGTGGGGACGGAGGGACAGacgaaggagggagggagcactgAGGTCAAGCAGGCGAGTGACCCTGGGCGTAGCGGGTGGCACCCACATCATTCCAGCCCGGAAGACCAGCGT encodes the following:
- the LOC125087804 gene encoding basic proline-rich protein-like: MPPGKHAASSAYRPNGGTAKNLARGQLLGPQQTKINAPHMALYGVALLQENSETHCVAGVPPPAPAQQHPCPVLPSHRKQHCTVPGDVAHRTRGFLPAPPWEEPPQKGAGKRGGYRTFPCPQVRVRRASTVRAWTRVPSSRGRSSAAGKPPPAPRCCGARGCRPAAPGSAGERTPAVRVPLLRKRSQTTGSLPRRPQRAAASPGSAAAQGSAAGSACGLCAQTRPPRGRQPTPGAPAQRRPLPPGVGTPGRAARTPAIPRAVARSCPHMSRPREPPRTGRSSASPAPPATAGGLAPPGPARPHHGQRGLSRRPALERCPPGEPRCPPRAQRPVLHQDRAEAGAAAASTTRRAASAPALGSLHALPPGAPVGLPEPLLPAAPAPSASPGAALSFPPAQAPGLWPHPAAVVLGRTSAGGGERGRGSPAAPAAAPAHVHRRSLARPAPARSLGRPRSHGPAPRADPCPASRRPAAACRPRPARADRCCRAPRLPKPPRGSDSRRPALLAPGTSETYGLIGRPDGIFVETRECPAPNSAARPCLSDPPAALRVGPWNSRASAHWATHQAHAAGDTCPGQYMCVRLPPPSGVRYPPYQGRDSARSLVARASNGTSRRPKQRPTGFTRPWGWRLPTKRPASPGTAPHQAAAPASVRSACPGARVPHGPSRTREAWLRLRGHRAPGSSSASRPTPRAGHGAPHRPSKLRPRLAMQNFTPAGCVHSGSPVPPHKSPQAPVAWLEEHPRGQNSGRDASPTAAAALGLSSQCRRDTNTLSGKGP